The nucleotide window GCGTCGGCGACAAGTGGGTCACGGCCAGCGCCACGGCAGGCTACAACAATCTCGAGGTGGTCTTCGTGCTCGACAACACGGGCAGCATGAGGGGCACGCCGATCACCATGGTCAAGAGCGCCACAGCGAACCTCATCGACCTCATCCTGCCCGCCGGGGGCGCCGCCGACACCAAGATCGGCCTGGTCGGCTTCCGCGGCAAGGTGCGCGTCGGCTCGAACGTGGACGGTCTGCCCGCCGGTTGCCGCAACGCGGACGGCTCCGTGAACACGGGCATCAACTCCGCCTTCATGTCCATGTACTGGGCGCTGCCCTCCTACAGGCGCAATTCCATCGACCTGGACACCTGCAGCAACATCCCCGAAATCCTCCCCCTGACCTCGAACCGCAGCGACATCTTCGCCTCGTTGGCCACGCACACAGCGGACGGCCCGGCCTCGGGCACGGTCATCTCAGAAGGCATCAAGTGGGGCCGCAACGTGCTCACGCCGACGGCGCCCTACACCCAGGCCAGCTCGGACCCCAAGTACAGGAAGATCATGATCCTGCTCACGGACGGCGACACCGAGGACGGAAAGTGCGGCGGCAACTACGCGGCCACCTACGACCCCAACAACTACTGGACCAACGCCTACTACGGCATGGGCGACACCCACAGCCATTGCGAGAACGGCGGCGCGCTGAACCAGGCCATGCTCGACGAGGCCCAGAAGGCCAAGGACGCGGGCATCGAGATATTCTCCATCCGCTACGGCGACTCGGACTCCACCGACATCACGCTGATGAAGGCCGTGGCCTCGAGCCGCGCGGGAACGACCGACCACTACTTCAACGCCCCTTCGACCAAC belongs to Desulfovibrio sp. X2 and includes:
- a CDS encoding pilus assembly protein TadG-related protein — protein: MPTSLSTEPTDCSTRSSRAPRSSRPALQCLFRRLARLAGDLGASPVLLAVLLPVLVGAVGMAVDLGNLYLAQTRLQAATDAAVLAGSLKLPDDPDLSKGKVSQAVNQLLTTNLPDAVVESLTPGTIYRSVTVTTKAKVPMLLMQVLGVGDKWVTASATAGYNNLEVVFVLDNTGSMRGTPITMVKSATANLIDLILPAGGAADTKIGLVGFRGKVRVGSNVDGLPAGCRNADGSVNTGINSAFMSMYWALPSYRRNSIDLDTCSNIPEILPLTSNRSDIFASLATHTADGPASGTVISEGIKWGRNVLTPTAPYTQASSDPKYRKIMILLTDGDTEDGKCGGNYAATYDPNNYWTNAYYGMGDTHSHCENGGALNQAMLDEAQKAKDAGIEIFSIRYGDSDSTDITLMKAVASSRAGTTDHYFNAPSTNDLDDIFKQIGRQLGLRLIK